Proteins from one Thioalkalivibrio sp. XN279 genomic window:
- a CDS encoding glutathione S-transferase family protein — MIELYTAPTPNGRKVSIALEEMALPYTVHAVDLAQGEQKTPEFLAINPNGRIPAIVDRAAGDFPLFESGAILLWLAEKSGLFLPTEAKARSVVLQWLFFQVGGVGPMMGQANVFYRYAEEKIPYAIERYQREGRRLFEVYDRRLADNDYLAGDYSIADMATWPWIVSYEWSGIPVDGLEHLQRWLGVIGERPAVQRGMNVPKPWNPRPDVEKFVSGARKILV; from the coding sequence ATGATCGAGCTCTACACGGCGCCGACGCCGAACGGACGCAAGGTGTCCATCGCGCTCGAAGAGATGGCGCTGCCCTACACCGTGCACGCCGTCGATCTCGCGCAGGGCGAGCAGAAGACGCCGGAGTTCCTCGCCATCAACCCGAACGGCCGCATCCCGGCCATCGTGGATCGCGCCGCCGGGGATTTCCCGCTGTTCGAGTCCGGGGCCATCCTGCTGTGGCTGGCGGAAAAGTCCGGGCTGTTCCTGCCGACGGAAGCCAAGGCGCGCTCGGTGGTGCTGCAGTGGCTGTTCTTCCAGGTCGGCGGCGTCGGCCCGATGATGGGGCAGGCCAACGTGTTCTACCGCTACGCCGAAGAGAAAATCCCCTACGCCATCGAGCGCTACCAGCGCGAGGGGCGGCGGCTGTTCGAGGTCTACGACCGCCGCCTGGCCGACAACGACTATCTTGCCGGCGACTACTCCATCGCGGACATGGCGACCTGGCCCTGGATCGTGTCGTACGAGTGGTCGGGCATCCCGGTCGACGGCCTCGAGCACCTGCAGCGCTGGCTCGGGGTGATCGGGGAGCGCCCGGCGGTGCAACGCGGCATGAACGTACCCAAACCCTGGAACCCGCGTCCGGACGTCGAGAAGTTCGTCAGCGGCGCCCGCAAGATCCTGGTGTGA
- a CDS encoding YajQ family cyclic di-GMP-binding protein yields MPSFDVVSELDGHEVANAVDQANREVATRFDFKGTGAKFELGDFVVSMEAPADFQLKQMVDILTQKLAKRGIDVACMKVEEPEIALNKARQKVILRHGIGSDDARKIVKLVKESKLKVQSQVQGEQVRVTGKKRDDLQDAIALLKQAELELPLQFTNFRD; encoded by the coding sequence ATGCCTTCATTCGACGTGGTATCAGAACTCGACGGCCACGAGGTGGCCAACGCCGTGGACCAGGCCAATCGCGAGGTGGCGACCCGCTTCGACTTCAAGGGCACCGGGGCGAAATTCGAGCTGGGCGATTTCGTCGTCAGCATGGAGGCGCCGGCCGACTTCCAGCTCAAGCAGATGGTCGACATCCTGACGCAGAAGCTGGCGAAGCGCGGCATCGACGTCGCCTGCATGAAGGTGGAAGAGCCCGAGATCGCGCTCAACAAGGCGCGCCAGAAGGTGATCCTGCGCCACGGCATCGGCAGCGACGACGCACGCAAGATCGTCAAGCTGGTGAAGGAGTCCAAGCTCAAGGTGCAGTCCCAGGTCCAGGGCGAGCAGGTGCGCGTCACCGGCAAGAAGCGCGATGACCTGCAGGACGCCATCGCCCTGCTGAAGCAGGCCGAGCTCGAACTGCCGCTGCAGTTCACCAACTTCCGGGACTGA